The Miscanthus floridulus cultivar M001 chromosome 7, ASM1932011v1, whole genome shotgun sequence genome includes a region encoding these proteins:
- the LOC136463550 gene encoding uncharacterized protein yields the protein MDDDDDFTFPTVAAAARGPPTAPERQLGRDEDTAVPPHLLQLPDALPNLAAGASPLWPFAGSVPKTTTTTTAPPSSPTVTADDEQERSAVAEEESHPVAADEDRMDLLWEGTPTTTTRSIATAPEPEPRSVAGHAGPPPPPKQRAAAAADAERMDKLWESFNEDLVLRHRDRARRSKSAAGINIKVSRAAAGVPDDPADDDDRWYLCNHDSPSSGADDDESSDQETSASSPAEQRRGYGCAPTMLRASSRAGGAGQFCAGSSPRARRRRRGRGAAAGWALLLRLFRRLFAVDKTAPSSSSRSHSSLYVP from the coding sequence atggacgacgacgacgacttcaCCTTCCCCACCGTTGCCGCCGCCGCGCGGGGGCCGCCGACGGCGCCAGAAAGGCAGCTCGGCCGCGACGAAGACACGGCGGTGCCGCCGCACCTGCTCCAGCTCCCTGATGCGCTTCCCAACCTCGCCGCGGGGGCCTCCCCTCTGTGGCCGTTCGCGGGCTCCGTTcccaagacgacgacgacgaccacggcgccgccgtcgtccccgACCGTGACGGCGGACGACGAACAAGAGCGCAGCGCCGTGGCAGAGGAGGAGAGCCATCCTGTCGCCGCTGACGAGGACAGGATGGACCTGCTGTGGGAGGGcacacccaccaccaccaccaggtcCATCGCGAcagcgccggagccggagccaaGGAGCGTCGCTGGCCACGcggggccgccgccaccaccgaagcagcgcgccgcggcggccgccgaCGCGGAGAGGATGGACAAGCTGTGGGAGAGCTTCAACGAGGACCTCGTCCTGCGGCACCGGGACCGAGCGCGCCGCTCCAAGTCCGCCGCCGGCATCAACATCAAGGTGTCGCGGGCAGCAGCGGGAGTTCCGGACGACCCGGCGGACGACGACGACCGCTGGTACCTCTGCAACCACGACTCGCCGTCGTCGGGCGCCGACGACGACGAGTCGTCCGACCAGGAGACGTCGGCGTCGTCCCCCGCGGAGCAGCGGCGCGGGTACGGGTGCGCGCCCACGATGCTGCGCGCGTCGTCACGCGCCGGTGGGGCGGGCCAGTTCTGCGCCGGCAGCAGCCCCCGCGCCCGCCGACGACGGCGCGGACGCGGGGCGGCGGCAGGGTGGGCGCTCCTGCTCAGGCTGTTCCGGAGGCTCTTCGCCGTCGACAAGacggcgccgtcgtcgtcgtcccgcAGCCACAGCAGCCTCTACGTGCCCTGA